A single window of Vigna unguiculata cultivar IT97K-499-35 chromosome 1, ASM411807v1, whole genome shotgun sequence DNA harbors:
- the LOC114195979 gene encoding myb family transcription factor PHL7-like isoform X1 gives MYHAKKFSSPGMVPYKSQGGAEQLANVEVLGGSAAKNATPAGGSGKQRLRWTSDLHDRFVDAITQLGGPDRATPKGVLRVMGVPGLTIYHVKSHLQKYRLAKYLPESPADGKDSKDEKRNSGDSFSGADSSPGMPINDALRMQMEVQKRLHEQLEVQKQLQMRIEAQGKYLQKIIEEQQKLGNTLTTSETLPSSHDKQTHPHSEASGSSDALASTLSPRKKQRIDDGSKDGFTASHVRKTEQKNECNVGQLDPNLYDDAGFGFDLETNKHKESGQ, from the exons ATGTACCACGCAAAGAAGTTTTCATCGCCTGGCATGGTGCCCTATAAATCTCAAGGTGGTGCTGAACAACTTGCAAATGTTGAGGTTTTGGGTGGATCTGCTGCAAAAAATGCCACACCTGCTGGAGGAAGTGGGAAGCAGCGTTTAAGGTGGACATCCGATCTTCATGACCGTTTTGTGGATGCCATTACACAACTTGGTGGACCAGATA GAGCAACCCCAAAAGGTGTCCTTAGAGTGATGGGTGTTCCTGGACTGACCATTTATCATGTTAAAAGCCATTTACAG AAATATCGTCTTGCAAAGTATTTACCTGAATCACCAGCTGATGGTAAAG ACTCTAAAGATGAGAAGAGGAATTCTGGAGACAGCTTTTCTGGCGCAGATTCTTCCCC GGGAATGCCAATCAATGATGCCTTAAGAATGCAGATGGAGGTTCAGAAACGTCTGCATGAGCAGCTTGAG GTTCAAAAGCAATTACAAATGAGAATTGAAGCACAGGGTAAATACTTACAAAAGATCATAGAGGAACAGCAGAAATTAGGTAATACTTTAACAACCTCCGAAACACTTCCTTCATCGCATGATAAGCAAACTCATCCACACTCGGAGGCTTCTGGATCTAGTGATGCCCTTGCAAGCACTTTGTCTCCTCGTAAAAAACAGAGAATCGATGATGGTTCCAAGGATGGCTTCACTGCTTCCCATGTAAGAAAGACTGAACAAAAGAATGAGTGCAATGTTGGTCAGTTGGATCCAAATTTGTATGATGATGCTGGGTTTGGATTTGATTTGGAGACAAACAAACATAAGGAGAGTGGACAGTAA
- the LOC114195979 gene encoding myb family transcription factor PHL7-like isoform X2, with the protein MYHAKKFSSPGMVPYKSQGGAEQLANVEVLGGSAAKNATPAGGSGKQRLRWTSDLHDRFVDAITQLGGPDRATPKGVLRVMGVPGLTIYHVKSHLQKYRLAKYLPESPADDSKDEKRNSGDSFSGADSSPGMPINDALRMQMEVQKRLHEQLEVQKQLQMRIEAQGKYLQKIIEEQQKLGNTLTTSETLPSSHDKQTHPHSEASGSSDALASTLSPRKKQRIDDGSKDGFTASHVRKTEQKNECNVGQLDPNLYDDAGFGFDLETNKHKESGQ; encoded by the exons ATGTACCACGCAAAGAAGTTTTCATCGCCTGGCATGGTGCCCTATAAATCTCAAGGTGGTGCTGAACAACTTGCAAATGTTGAGGTTTTGGGTGGATCTGCTGCAAAAAATGCCACACCTGCTGGAGGAAGTGGGAAGCAGCGTTTAAGGTGGACATCCGATCTTCATGACCGTTTTGTGGATGCCATTACACAACTTGGTGGACCAGATA GAGCAACCCCAAAAGGTGTCCTTAGAGTGATGGGTGTTCCTGGACTGACCATTTATCATGTTAAAAGCCATTTACAG AAATATCGTCTTGCAAAGTATTTACCTGAATCACCAGCTGATG ACTCTAAAGATGAGAAGAGGAATTCTGGAGACAGCTTTTCTGGCGCAGATTCTTCCCC GGGAATGCCAATCAATGATGCCTTAAGAATGCAGATGGAGGTTCAGAAACGTCTGCATGAGCAGCTTGAG GTTCAAAAGCAATTACAAATGAGAATTGAAGCACAGGGTAAATACTTACAAAAGATCATAGAGGAACAGCAGAAATTAGGTAATACTTTAACAACCTCCGAAACACTTCCTTCATCGCATGATAAGCAAACTCATCCACACTCGGAGGCTTCTGGATCTAGTGATGCCCTTGCAAGCACTTTGTCTCCTCGTAAAAAACAGAGAATCGATGATGGTTCCAAGGATGGCTTCACTGCTTCCCATGTAAGAAAGACTGAACAAAAGAATGAGTGCAATGTTGGTCAGTTGGATCCAAATTTGTATGATGATGCTGGGTTTGGATTTGATTTGGAGACAAACAAACATAAGGAGAGTGGACAGTAA
- the LOC114195979 gene encoding myb family transcription factor PHL7-like isoform X4 produces the protein MTVLWMPLHNLVDQIVGATPKGVLRVMGVPGLTIYHVKSHLQKYRLAKYLPESPADDSKDEKRNSGDSFSGADSSPGMPINDALRMQMEVQKRLHEQLEVQKQLQMRIEAQGKYLQKIIEEQQKLGNTLTTSETLPSSHDKQTHPHSEASGSSDALASTLSPRKKQRIDDGSKDGFTASHVRKTEQKNECNVGQLDPNLYDDAGFGFDLETNKHKESGQ, from the exons ATGACCGTTTTGTGGATGCCATTACACAACTTGGTGGACCAGATAGTGG GAGCAACCCCAAAAGGTGTCCTTAGAGTGATGGGTGTTCCTGGACTGACCATTTATCATGTTAAAAGCCATTTACAG AAATATCGTCTTGCAAAGTATTTACCTGAATCACCAGCTGATG ACTCTAAAGATGAGAAGAGGAATTCTGGAGACAGCTTTTCTGGCGCAGATTCTTCCCC GGGAATGCCAATCAATGATGCCTTAAGAATGCAGATGGAGGTTCAGAAACGTCTGCATGAGCAGCTTGAG GTTCAAAAGCAATTACAAATGAGAATTGAAGCACAGGGTAAATACTTACAAAAGATCATAGAGGAACAGCAGAAATTAGGTAATACTTTAACAACCTCCGAAACACTTCCTTCATCGCATGATAAGCAAACTCATCCACACTCGGAGGCTTCTGGATCTAGTGATGCCCTTGCAAGCACTTTGTCTCCTCGTAAAAAACAGAGAATCGATGATGGTTCCAAGGATGGCTTCACTGCTTCCCATGTAAGAAAGACTGAACAAAAGAATGAGTGCAATGTTGGTCAGTTGGATCCAAATTTGTATGATGATGCTGGGTTTGGATTTGATTTGGAGACAAACAAACATAAGGAGAGTGGACAGTAA
- the LOC114195979 gene encoding myb family transcription factor PHL7-like isoform X3 translates to MTVLWMPLHNLVDQIVGATPKGVLRVMGVPGLTIYHVKSHLQKYRLAKYLPESPADGKDSKDEKRNSGDSFSGADSSPGMPINDALRMQMEVQKRLHEQLEVQKQLQMRIEAQGKYLQKIIEEQQKLGNTLTTSETLPSSHDKQTHPHSEASGSSDALASTLSPRKKQRIDDGSKDGFTASHVRKTEQKNECNVGQLDPNLYDDAGFGFDLETNKHKESGQ, encoded by the exons ATGACCGTTTTGTGGATGCCATTACACAACTTGGTGGACCAGATAGTGG GAGCAACCCCAAAAGGTGTCCTTAGAGTGATGGGTGTTCCTGGACTGACCATTTATCATGTTAAAAGCCATTTACAG AAATATCGTCTTGCAAAGTATTTACCTGAATCACCAGCTGATGGTAAAG ACTCTAAAGATGAGAAGAGGAATTCTGGAGACAGCTTTTCTGGCGCAGATTCTTCCCC GGGAATGCCAATCAATGATGCCTTAAGAATGCAGATGGAGGTTCAGAAACGTCTGCATGAGCAGCTTGAG GTTCAAAAGCAATTACAAATGAGAATTGAAGCACAGGGTAAATACTTACAAAAGATCATAGAGGAACAGCAGAAATTAGGTAATACTTTAACAACCTCCGAAACACTTCCTTCATCGCATGATAAGCAAACTCATCCACACTCGGAGGCTTCTGGATCTAGTGATGCCCTTGCAAGCACTTTGTCTCCTCGTAAAAAACAGAGAATCGATGATGGTTCCAAGGATGGCTTCACTGCTTCCCATGTAAGAAAGACTGAACAAAAGAATGAGTGCAATGTTGGTCAGTTGGATCCAAATTTGTATGATGATGCTGGGTTTGGATTTGATTTGGAGACAAACAAACATAAGGAGAGTGGACAGTAA